A stretch of the Bufo gargarizans isolate SCDJY-AF-19 unplaced genomic scaffold, ASM1485885v1 original_scaffold_1954_pilon, whole genome shotgun sequence genome encodes the following:
- the LOC122923811 gene encoding cyclin-dependent kinase 5 activator 1-like — MGTVLSLSPGSRKASLYDDGSGSLAHYTSVSKSSGQKPDKTLKRHSMFIPALTWKRLVATTRKKTSRKGTANSNYQKDVAHLNHENVKKSLSCANLATYDSQPLAPLSSKQISSIKKVSSTTGGGGSPKRVIVQASTGELLKCLGEFLCRRCYRLKHLSPTDPILWLRSVDRSLLLQGWQDQAFVTPANVVFVYLLCRDVIDGDSVATEHDLQATLLTCLYLSYSYMGNEISYPLKPFLVEAGKDAFWDRCLCIIDAMSAKMLRINADPHYFTQVFADLKNEGNRDEFSRVLDR; from the coding sequence ATGGGCACTGTCTTGTCCCTGTCACCAGGCTCTCGGAAAGCCAGCCTGTACGATGACGGCTCAGGATCCCTTGCACATTATACAAGCGTCAGCAAGAGCAGCGGGCAGAAGCCAGACAAGACACTGAAACGACACTCCATGTTCATCCCCGCTCTTACCTGGAAGAGGCTGGTGGCCACCACCAGGAAGAAGACGTCCAGAAAGGGAACGGCTAACAGCAATTACCAGAAGGATGTTGCCCATTTAAACCATGAGAATGTGAAAAAATCTTTGTCCTGTGCCAATCTCGCCACCTATGACAGTCAACCTCTGGCACCTCTTAGCTCCAAGCAGATATCTTCCATCAAGAAGGTCTCCAGCACCACCGGTGGTGGCGGTTCTCCAAAGAGGGTCATAGTCCAAGCCTCCACTGGGGAACTACTGAAATGCCTTGGAGAATTCCTCTGCAGGAGATGCTACCGACTGAAACACTTGTCCCCTACAGACCCTATCCTATGGCTACGTAGCGTGGACCGCTCCTTGCTTCTCCAGGGATGGCAAGACcaggcctttgtcaccccggccAACGTGGTTTTTGTCTACTTGCTCTGCAGGGATGTCATTGatggggactctgtggccacagAGCATGACTTGCAAGCTACTCTCTTGACCTGCCTGTATCTATCCTACTCTTACATGGGCAATGAGATCTCCTACCCCCTCAAGCCTTTCTTGGTGGAAGCGGGCAAAGATGCCTTCTGGGACCGGTGTCTTTGCATCATTGATGCCATGAGTGCCAAGATGTTGAGAATTAATGCTGACCCACACTATTTCACCCAGGTGTTCGCTGACCTAAAAAACGAGGGCAATCGTGACGAATTCTCTAGAGTACTCGATCGGTGA
- the LOC122923810 gene encoding uncharacterized protein LOC122923810 has product MTPFLAKTGWNPRKGLDSALKSCQDKLLDIFGPLAKIFEMAESARVDGSPVDPEELTGWIQRAICIAGSTNSSLAIERRKAILFKIDPKLANLALTEAGKDAQGLLFGDSFIKDLSRYVGAFTVLDKAQSSMRRVFQGRVSTRAGSSRGRLSGRSSFQARSSGRGSFNQRPPFQDQRNPPPFFPARGGQWRSRSVRGNPNFRKSFG; this is encoded by the exons ATGACACCGTTTTTGGCTAAAACCGGCTGGAATCCCCGTAAGGGGCTAGATTCCGCGCTTAAGAGCTGTCAGGATAAACTCCTTGACATCTTTGGCCCCCTCGCCAAAATCtttgagatggccgaatcggccagagTGGACGGCTCTCCGGTAGATCCGGAGGAGCTTACGGGCTGGATTCAGAGGGCTATTTGTATTGCTGGCAGCACCAACTcctccctggccattgaacggcgtaaagccataTTGTTTAAGATTGACCCAAAATTGGCCAACCTGGCACTCACTGAGGCAGGGAAGGATGCACAAGGTCTGCTTTTCGGGGATTCCTTCATTAAGGACCTCAGCAGATATGTGGGAGCATTTACTGTCCTAGACAAGGCCCAATCCTCAATGCGCAGGgtctttcagggacgggtctccactagggccggcagtagtaggggccgtctgtccggccgttccagtttccaggcccgcagctcgggcagaggctccttcaaccagagaccacccttccaggaccaaaggaatcctcctccgttctttccggccagaggcggccaatggcgtTCGAGGTCCGTTCGAGGAAATCCCAATTTCCGAAAGTCCTTCG GTTGA
- the PTPN23 gene encoding tyrosine-protein phosphatase non-receptor type 23, with protein MEAVPRMPMIWLDLKEAAEFGFNLAVKQFVLKNYGENPENYNEELKKLEQLRQSAVNVPRDFEGCSVLRKYFGQLHYLQSRIPMGVEQEAAVPITWTEIFSGKSVTHADIKYEQACVLYNLGALHSMLGAMDKRVSEEGMKISCTHFQCAAGAFSYLRDHFTHSYSVDMSHQILNLNINLMLGQAQECLLEKSMLDNRKSFLVARISAQVVDYYKEACRALENSETASLLGKIQKDWKKLVQMKIYYFAAIAHLHMGKQAEEQQKYGEQVAYLQSSLDKLNEAIKQSKGQPSTVQDALHFTMDVIGGKFNSAKKDNDFIYHESVPALDTLQAVKGAPLVKALPVNPTDPAVTGPDIFSKLVPMAAHEASSLYSEEKAKLLREVMAKVDAKNEILDQFTDSLQLDPDTVDNLDMYSHIPPSLMEKCAALSVRPDTVKSLVQSMQALSGVFTDVEASLKDIKDILDEEEKEEKKLQDEVGKANVPPTSAPAVMAVGKEWTKYMEVHEKASFTNTELHKAMNLHISNLRLLNGPLDQLQQALPAPTLTEDDKSVLQNLKRILGKVQEMRQQRLSLEQQLRDTIQKDDITTSLVTTDRSEMKKLFAEQLKKYDQLKVYTEQNLSAQENILKALTEANVKSAPIRKILGECEQKWNHTVQTLISSYEAYEDLMKKCQEGRDFYADLEGKVGKLLEKARAAFEASQASRLQILEREMKKKPPPRPTAPKPSLEKKVSDVDLENIPAADLADMQQFSSLFFSDLPEELKSLPPEALLAHFDRLSADAMAAFPVNPVSAYGAVRMQSADPYRAGRTATAPLPDPQAVPFIQAPFNVLPGQMPQMAAGAAPGQAFPPVSYSSIPPVSSGTAVPPQRGHPNVSGSSRMPTSSVYSAGAPPVQPNPASAPIAPGYMAAGMPPPRTSPQHMPMLLPGVAPSANQFRPNSAVGFGTGQAPSASVVSGPMNPNVPNPSLARNAQPQVTQGVRPATTTVDSIQGPISSYTAPRMPLPPSHSQSGYLGAPGLPVMGQGHPFPYSQGAVPNFIQPPTHLPHAQPNQMFHMPGQPQARMDLPPQPLPGQSQYAAPVQHQFTPQTRAPFQPQLPAVYQQGQPARMPVVNPMVPQQQYQQFVVQPQHPAVQPPPHLMPQQYPLAHQDKQSLYPTFPGPIPRASPQPVQTVPLPMSQPSSQILPHSGVPGVQNVPPGSAPQVPSAMSFAPPVRHPSSSIVNSVPTGPQMPMGAPQAPPLAHHVQPPGSPALSQLPGGAIVSGAPTIPSPSPSPKPPVLPCTVSTSTVMPQRPPPSLTPGTTPLSQASTEPVFHRQSSTTDDLLSSSPESQHGGSKTSVGQPLLQPTKADSKDGLKPKGIQLIENDPYEKPEHIMRLLSELDRFRLVVAALDKPVPGAATQLDAMWKEFQDAQEKEARNLSIAIARCYTMKNRHQDIMPYDKNRIVLQSGKDDYINASKIEDLSPYCPTIIATQAPLVGTAADFWLMIYEQKVSLIVMLVSDLEIEKQKVVRYFPTERGQPVLHGHITLTLTSLKVADTHVERVMSLQYKDQSLKRSIIHLQFMSWPELGLPDSKGNLLRFIQDVHKHYLHQRPLHMPIVVHCSSGVGRTGAFCLLYAAIQEVEAGNGIPDLAELVKKMRQQRKHMLQEKIHLKFCYKAVLKHAEQVLQRHGFYTPSASKPQSTAPQKIYSLQDPQDIVLGGDMPISSIQATIAKLSIKPCTGSPEGTNHYQPPPPLDMNEQAPNEIVHVVLPASSLQPDLTASLVTEPQTPPNQTTTNGIGEAPAETTNSHDPAPTPEPSSASPAPLSSSLNLLASLTPETFNLDSSQRGKQKMNKQNFLQPQNGSGLTRAGKSGDDPLSMLDPLWTLNKT; from the exons ATGGAGGCCGTGCCCCGTATGCCCATGATATGGCTGGACCTCAAAGAGGCCGCGGAGTTCGGCTTCAACCTGGCTGTAAAACAG TTTGTCTTGAAGAATTACGgtgaaaaccctgaaaattacaACGAGGAGCTGAAGAAGCTGGAACAACTAAGACAG AGCGCAGTGAACGTCCCCCGAGACTTCGAAGGATGCAGCGTCTTGCGCAAGTACTTTGGTCAGCTCCATTACCTGCAGAGTCGCATCCCCATGGGGGTCGAGCAAGAGGCGGCTGTTCCCATCACATG GACGGAGATCTTCTCAGGGAAGTCTGTGACGCACGCCGACATCAAGTACGAGCAGGCCTGTGTCCTGTACAATCTAG GTGCGCTACACTCCATGCTGGGCGCTATGGACAAGCGAGTCTCTGAGGAG GGGATGAAGATCTCGTGCACTCACTTCCAGTGTGCGGCCGGAGCCTTCTCCTACCTCAGGGATCACTTCACTCATTCTTACAGTGTGGACATGAGTCACCAGATCCTGAACCTCAACATAAACCTCATGCTG GGTCAGGCCCAGGAGTGTCTGCTCGAGAAGTCCATGCTGGATAACAGGAAGAGTTTCCTGGTGGCAAGGATCAGTGCTCAG GTGGTGGATTATTACAAGGAGGCCTGCCGTGCCCTGGAGAATTCAGAGACCGCCTCGCTTTTAGGGAAGATCCAGAAGGACTGGAAGAAGTTGGTGCAGATGAAGATTTACTACTTTGCAGCCATCGCCcat CTGCACATGGGGAAGCAGGCAGAAGAACAGCAGAAATATGGCGAGCAG GTTGCCTATTTACAGAGCTCTTTAGACAAACTAAACGAGGCGATCAAACAATCCAAG GGTCAGCCCTCCACGGTGCAGGACGCCCTGCACTTCACTATGGATGTCATTGGCGGCAA gtttaattcTGCTAAGAAGGATAATGACTTCATCTACCATGAGTCTGTGCCGGCGCTGGACACCCTGCAGGCTGTGAAAG GAGCTCCTTTAGTAAAGGCTTTGCCGGTGAACCCCACTGATCCTGCCGTGACTGGGCCAGATATTTTTTCTAAGCTGGTCCCAATGGCTGCACATGAGGCGTCCTCCCTCTACAG cgAAGAAAAGGCGAAACTCCTGCGTGAAGTTATGGCCAAAGTAGATGCAAAGAATGAAATCCTTGA TCAGTTCACGGACTCCCTGCAGCTTGATCCAGACACCGTGGATAACCTGGACATGTACAGCCACATCCCACCATCCTTGATGGAGAAGTGTGCAGCACTGAGCGTGCGGCCGGATACAGTCAAGAGCCTTGTCCAGTCTATGCAGG CGCTCTCTGGAGTGTTCACCGATGTGGAGGCGTCTCTGAAGGACATTAAGGACATTCTGGATGaagaggaaaaggaggaaaaaaaattgcaagacGAGGTAGGGAAGGCAAATGTACCTCCGACCTCCGCCCCTGCAGTGATGGCAGTCGGTAAAGAGTGGACAAAATACATGGAGGTGCATGAGAAGGCGAGCTTCACCAACACCGAGCTGCACAAAGCCATGAACCTGCATATTAGCAACCTGCGCCTCCTGAACGGACCCCTGGACCAGCTCCAGCAAGCACTGCCTGCACCGACTCTGACTGAGG ATGACAAGTCCGTGCTGCAGAACCTGAAGCGGATCCTGGGTAAGGTGCAGGAAATGAGACAGCAGCGTCTGTCACTGGAGCAGCAGCTGCGAGACACTATCCAGAAGGATGATATCACCACCTCGCTGGTCACCACTGACCGCTCCGAGATGAAG AAACTCTTTGCAGAGCAGCTGAAGAAGTACGATCAGCTGAAGGTTTACACTGAGCAGAACTTGTCCGCCCAGGAGAACATCCTGAAGGCTCTGACCGAAGCCAACGTCAAGTCCGCGCCAATAAGGAAGATCCTGGGAGAGTGTGAGCAGAA GTGGAACCACACTGTGCAGACCCTGATCTCCTCCTACGAGGCCTACGAGGACCTAATGAAGAAGTGCCAGGAGGGAAGGGACTTTTACGCAGATTTAGAAGGCAAAGTGGGCAAGCTCCTGGAGAAAGCTCGTGCCGCGTTCGAGGCGTCCCAGGCCAGCCGGCTGCAGATCCTAGAGAG GGAAATGAAGAAGAAGCCGCCTCCTCGTCCCACGGCCCCAAAGCCGTCGTTGGAGAAGAAGGTGTCAGACGTGGACCTTGAGAACATACCGGCTGCTGATCTGGCGGATATGCAGCAGTTctcctctctctttttctctgATCTCCCCGAGGAGCTGAAGAGTCTACCCCCAGAAGCCCTCCTGGCACATTTCGACCGCTTGTCTGCAGATGCCATGGCTGCATTTCCAGTGAATCCAGTCTCTGCATACGGTGCCGTAAGAATGCAGAGCGCAGATCCTTACAGAGCCGGGAGAACGGCTACTGCCCCTTTGCCAGACCCACAGGCTGTGCCATTCATCCAGGCTCCATTTAATGTTTTGCCCGGGCAAATGCCACAGATGGCTGCGGGTGCTGCTCCCGGTCAGGCATTCCCTCCAGTTTCCTATAGCAGCATTCCTCCTGTCAGCTCTGGCACAGCAGTCCCTCCACAGCGAGGGCATCCAAATGTTAGTGGATCATCTCGGATGCCGACCTCTTCTGTGTATTCAGCAGGGGCACCACCTGTTCAGCCCAATCCAGCATCCGCACCAATAGCACCAGGCTACATGGCTGCGGGTATGCCGCCACCGAGAACGTCGCCGCAGCACATGCCAATGCTTCTCCCTGGGGTGGCTCCCTCAGCTAATCAATTCAGGCCAAATTCTGCAGTTGGTTTTGGCACAGGACAAGCGCCATCCGCTTCAGTGGTGTCTGGCCCTATGAACCCGAACGTCCCCAATCCATCACTGGCAAGAAATGCGCAGCCTCAGGTCACACAGGGCGTTCGTCCTGCGACCACCACAGTGGACAGTATTCAGGGGCCCATTTCAAGTTACACTGCGCCCAGGATGCCCCTTCCTCCCAGCCATTCTCAGAGTGGCTATTTGGGGGCCCCAGGGCTCCCAGTGATGGGTCAGGGCCATCCATTCCCATATTCTCAAGGTGCAGTTCCGAATTTCATTCAACCCCCTACACATTTACCACATGCCCAGCCAAACCAAATGTTTCATATGCCCGGGCAGCCCCAGGCTAGAATGGATTtgccgccccagcctcttcctggACAGTCACAGTATGCAGCACCTGTGCAGCATCAGTTCACCCCCCAAACAAGAGCCCCCTTTCAACCACAGCTGCCCGCTGTGTACCAACAGGGACAGCCAGCTCGTATGCCTGTTGTAAACCCTATGGTGCCTCAACAGCAATATCAGCAGTTTGTGGTGCAGCCCCAGCACCCCGCGGTGCAGCCCCCTCCTCACCTCATGCCGCAGCAGTATCCTCTTGCTCACCAGGATAAACAATCACTTTACCCAACTTTTCCAGGCCCCATACCCAGAGCATCTCCTCAGCCAGTCCAGACTGTGCCCCTGCCCATGAGTCAGCCATCTTCTCAGATTCTCCCCCATTCTGGTGTTCCAGGCGTGCAGAACGTCCCTCCAGGATCTGCCCCCCAGGTCCCATCCGCTATGTCTTTTGCCCCCCCAGTAAGACACCCCTCCAGCAGTATAGTGAATTCAGTTCCTACTGGGCCCCAGATGCCAATGGGTGCCCCTCAGGCCCCGCCCCTTGCTCACCACGTACAGCCTCCTGGCAGCCCGGCACTCAGCCAGCTGCCAGGTGGTGCCATTGTTTCTGGAGCCCCAACCATTCCTTCTCCTTCACCCTCTCCAAAGCCCCCAGTTCTTCCATGCACTGTATCTACCTCTACCGTGATGCCTCAAAGACCCCCGCCTTCACTTACACCTGGAACGACCCCTTTAAGTCAAGCATCTACTGAACCCGTCTTTCACCGACAGAGCTCCACTACGGATGACCTTCTGTCATCTAGTCCCGAGAGCCAACATGGAGGCTCCAAAACGTCGGTGGGACAGCCGCTCTTACAACCCACCAAGGCGGATTCTAAAGATGGCCTCAAGCCTAAAGGCATTCAGCTGATCGAGAACGATCCGTACGAGAAGCCGGAGCATATCATGCGCCTCTTGTCTGAGCTGGATCGCTTCAGACTGGTGGTGGCAGCTCTGGACAAACCCGTGCCTGGTGCAGCCACCCAGCTGGATGCCATGTGGAAAGAGTTCCAAGATGCCCAAGAGAAGGAGGCCAGAAACCTGTCCATCGCTATCGCCCGCTGCTATACCATGAAGAACCGACACCAGGACATCATGCCCTATGACAAGAACCGCATCGTCTTACAGTCCGGGAAAGACGATTACATCAATGCCAGTAAGATCGAAGACCTCTCTCCGTACTGCCCGACCATCATTGCCACCCAGGCTCCACTGGTGGGCACAGCCGCAGATTTCTGGCTGATGATTTACGAGCAGAAGGTGTCATTGATTGTGATGCTGGTGTCGGACCTGGAGATAGAGAAG CAAAAAGTTGTGCGTTACTTCCCTACGGAGCGCGGGCAGCCGGTGCTGCACGGGCACATCACGCTGACTCTTACCAGCCTCAAGGTCGCCGACACGCACGTAGAGCGAGTGATGTCACTGCAGTACAAGGACCAAAGCCTGAAACGGTCAATCATCCACCTGCAGTTCATGTCCTGGCCTGAGCT GGGCCTTCCTGACAGTAAAGGGAACCTGCTGCGGTTTATCCAGGACGTACATAAGCACTACCTACACCAGCGCCCCCTGCACATGCCCATCGTTGTGCACTGCAG TTCTGGCGTGGGGCGGACCGGAGCGTTCTGCCTCCTCTATGCTGCTATACAAGAAGTGGAGGCCGGCAACGGGATCCCGGACCTGGCGGAGCTGGTGAAGAAGATGAGGCAGCAGAGGAAGCAcatgctgcaggagaag ATACATCTGAAGTTCTGCTACAAGGCGGTTCTGAAGCACGCAGAACAGGTTCTACAGAGACACGGCTTCTACACCCCCTCTGCCAGCAAGCCCCAGTCTACTGCCCCCCAAAAG ATCTACAGCCTGCAGGACCCACAGGACATTGTCCTTGGAGGAGATATGCCCATCAGCTCCATCCAAGCAACCATTGCCAAGCTGAGCATTAAACCCTGTACCGGCAGCCCAGAGGGCACCAACCATTACCAGCCGCCTCCGCCCCTGGACATGAACGAGCAGGCGCCAAATGAGATTGTACATGTGGTGCTTCCCGCCAGCTCCCTCCAGCCAGATCTCACTGCTTCACTGGTCACTGAGCCGCAGACCCCTCCAAACCAGACCACCACCAATGGTATCGGCGAAGCCCCTGCAGAAACTACCAACAGTCATGACCCAGCGCCAACCCCTGAGCCTTCCTCTGCTTCTCCGGCACCGTTGTCTTCATCTCTCAACCTGCTGGCTTCTTTGACCCCCGAGACCTTCAACCTGGACAGCTCTCAGCGAGGGAAGCAGAAGATGAACAAGCAGAACTTCCTCCAGCCCCAGAATGGGAGCGGCCTGACCCGGGCCGGAAAATCCGGAGACGATCCCCTCAGTATGCTGGACCCACTGTGGACACTGAACAAAACCTAA